The proteins below are encoded in one region of Engraulis encrasicolus isolate BLACKSEA-1 chromosome 1, IST_EnEncr_1.0, whole genome shotgun sequence:
- the LOC134451070 gene encoding histone H4 has translation MSGRGKGGKGLGKGGAKRHRKVLRDNIQGITKPAIRRLARRGGVKRISGLIYEETRGVLKVFLENVIRDAVTYTEHAKRKTVTAMDVVYALKRQGRTLYGFGG, from the coding sequence ATGAGCGGACGCGGCAAAGGAGGAAAAGGTCTTGGAAAGGGTGGCGCTAAGCGTCATCGCAAAGTCCTTCGCGATAACATCCAGGGAATCACCAAGCCTGCAATCAGGCGCCTGGCTCGCCGTGGTGGTGTGAAGCGTATCTCTGGCCTCATCTACGAGGAGACCCGTGGTGTGCTGAAGGTGTTCCTTGAGAACGTGATCCGTGATGCCGTCACCTACACCGAGCATGCCAAGAGGAAGACTGTCACAGCCATGGACGTCGTCTATGCTCTGAAACGCCAGGGCCGTACTCTGTACGGTTTCGGAGGTTAA